The nucleotide sequence ATTCAGCCTGGATGCCAGTGGTGAACTGATTGCCGGTACTGGAAGTGCAGCCTATGGCCAGATGGATCTGTTGACGGTTATGCTGCATGAAATGGGCCATACTCTGGGTTACGATCATGACGATGATGGTGACTCGCTGATGAGTGATGCTCTGGATGCCTCGGAACGCCATCTGCCTGAAATCGATGATTTCTTCAGCGGTGTAGCTGACGGGGATAACCCACTGCTGGACTAAATCAGTCGTGAAAAATGATTGACAGACAGTCCCCGAAAACTTCCGGTTTTCGGGGACTGCTTTTTTAAATAAGAGGCGAATTCGTCTGACTGCAGGCGGTCTTATTCAGAACCGGGAGTCAGCAGCTGGCGGAAATTGGTGCCGAGTATCAGACGTTTGTCCGCTTCAGAAATCTGTGCTGCCGTGACTTTGCATAGCTCGGTTCCCAGCGAACGGGAAGGCAGGTGGCTGCCGAAGATAACGCGGTCGGCTCCCAGTTCACGCACCGCCATTTCGATGAAGCCGGCTGTAGGGTCAAAACCAGAAGTTTCCACAAGGATATTCTCCGAATCGCGTACTGCGCGAATGCCACGTTCCCACTCACCGCCGGAATGCGCGCAGATAAATTTCTGCTGCGGAAAGCGTTCTGCCAGCACTGCCAGTTCGGAAGGAGTCGACATTCCTGTGCTCTTCTTGCCTCCTGTAATGAACCAGGTATGCTGCATGATTACGCCATTCAAGTCTGCAATCCGCTCGATGAGAGGGGCGAAATTGCGATGCGTACATGTGAGAGCTGCTGGTCCGCCTCCCGGAAAATAGACGCCGCGCATCGGGCCGTCCTGTAACCAGCGATTGAGTGCGTCCAGCGAACCAGGCACATTGTTGGCATTGAGCTGAATCATGCCCAGCAGCAGATCAGGCCAGCGTTTCAGCGGCCCTTCCACAAGTTCCGGATGTGCTTGCAGTGTCTGTTCCAGATCACGGTCCGTCGTTGTCCCAATGCCGACATGAGGGAAGTAGCAGAGTTTCTCAAACTTTCCGGCTTTGATCGCGGGCATCGCCCGTTCTATTTCGGCAATCAGACTGCTGCTGCCATCTCTACCCGGATGGGAATGGGCTGGTGTGAAATACGAATCCCAGATGCGATAGTCTTTCAGCACTTTACTGGCAGGCAGACCAACTGTCTGAGGTGGGGAAGTTGTTGTTTTTGAATCGTCTGTTTTGACTCGGATCCTGTCAGGCTGTTTCTGGTTCGCTTTACTGGCAGAAAAGAATTGAGTCGCATTGTCTGCCAGTACGAATTTCAGCTCTTCCGTGTTAAGGATCGAAGATTCAGAGACACGCACTAATGCGGCTTCGGGAATCAGAAAAGGGGCGTGTGTGCCAAACAGGACTCGACCTGCAGGGAGACGCTTCACCAGCTCAGGTACGCCATCAGTACTTTCAATGCGGGCCGTGTCAAAGAAGATGCCTGGTGCCTGGCTGAGTTTGTTGATCAGATCCGGTCGGAGTTTCGCGTTTAACAATTGTAGTCTGAGTCCAGGAACATTCGCTGCCAGTTCCGGAAGTAGTGTCAAATCTACGTCCGCAACCTGCAGTGATTGATGCTGGGTGCGGATATCTTCGAGAGAGACGGCGAGTTGAACGAACAGTCCTGCAGCGGTGGCCTGTTGTAATAATGCCAGCAGACGCGGATCTGTGAGCGTATAGCCGTGATAGTTGGGATGCAGGCGGATGCCGGGCATCTGATGTTTTTGACTGCATTGTTGCAGATCGTGTTCCCAGTCCGGTAATGTGGGGTTGATGGAACCGATGGGAATGAGTTGGGGGTAGCGTCGACATTCGTCAGTCAGTCGTTGATTGACTGACGAAATGTCACGATGCAGAATGCCCTCGTAGCTGCCTGCCCAGGCCTGTTCCATGCCCAGGACTTGAAGTTTTTTTACCAGTGTCTGAGTATCGTCAAGCGGGAGCTTTCGAAAGGGCCATTGAAACAGGCTGACGTTGGTATCAATGATTTTAAGATCGGGTGTCTTGTTCTTTGCAGACTGTGTCGTATTCAGGCCGAAAGTGGCGGCGAAACCGACTGTCGCAGATGTCGTCAGAAACTCACGTCGGTTGAATTCACATCCCGGGTGGTTCAACTGAGGATCTCCTTGACCACACGAGGTGGATTAACACCGGTCAAGCGTTCTTCGAGTCCGCTGCGCGTATAGAAAAGTTCCTGGTGATGGAGCCCCAACTGGTGGAGGATTGTGGCGTGGAAGTCGTGGACGCTGACGGGGTTTTCGACCACGCTGTGTCCGAATTCATCGGTAACGCCGTAAGTGGTGCCCCCTTTGATTCCGCCGCCTGCCATCCAGGATGTGAAGGCCTGCATGTTATGATCACGGCCCGAGAAACCGTTAGCGGATTTCTGTGTAGTGGGAGTGCGTCCAAATTCGCCGCCCCAGATCACCAGGGTGGAGTCGAGCAGGCCTCGTTGTTTAAGATCGCGGAGCAGGCCGGCAACGGGTTTGTCGGTTCGCTGACACATGGCGCGGTGATTGGCGGCCAGGTCGGCGTGGCTGTCCCAGGGTTGTTCTTCGAGGAAGATCTGTACGAAACGGACTCCCCGTTCGACCAGTCTGCGGGCGAGCAGGCAGCGTTTGCCGTACGAATCGGTTTCCTGCGCGCCGATGCCGTAATCTGTCAGGGTGTGTTGTGTTTCGCTCGATAAATCAAGGGCTTCTGTGGCTGACATCTGCATGCGTGCCGCGAGGCTGTAAGATTCGATCCGGGCGTCCAGCAGGGGGTAGTGAGGTCGTTTGTCACGATGGATGAAATCGAGCTGATTGAGCAGTTTGCGTGCGGACTCGGTGACAGCCGAGGGTTGGTCGTATTGCGGCTTGAGATTTAAAATTGGCGAACCGGTGGGTCGCAGCCGGGTTCCCTGGTACGTGGGAGGCAGAAATCCGGATGTCCAGTTGCGTGTGCCGTTTTTAGGAGCGCCCAGTGGATCGGTTAAGACGACATACGCGGGCAGATTCTGGTTTTCGGTTCCCAGTCCATACACGGTCCACGATCCCAGTGTGGGATAGCCCATGAACAGGCGGCCGCTGTGAATTTTATACAGGGCATTATCGTGGTTGGGGTGATCGGTCCACATGGAGTTGATCAGGCAGAGTTCATCGGCCATCTTTGCGGTCTCGGGAAGGGCATCGGCCATCCACATGCCTGATTCTCCATGTCGGGCGAACTTGTATTGCCCGCCCAGCATCTCGCCGATACTCGTGGTATTCGAATTTCCCAGGTCTTCAATGTTACCCGGGAATGGTTTGCCGTCCATCTTGTTCAGAACCGGCTTGGGGTCGAACAGATCCATCTGGCTGGGACCGCCATTCATAAACAGTTGAATGACTGAAGTTGCTGCAGGGGGATGGTGAGGCTGTTTGGGTTTGAGATCGTATTGCCGGGGTGCGTGCGGAGCGTCATTCGCGAGTGCTGCGGTGCCACCAAAGAAATCCTGGCATAACAGATGTGTCAGCGCGGCGCCCATGACGCCATCACTGGTGCGGGCAAAGAAGTCTCGACGGGTGGAAAGTGGTTCGGGCTGGCTGTTCATATTCATCAGTCAATGTATAGAAACGCGGCAGAGTTAAGAATCGTGTGGCAATAAGTGTCCAGAGCGGCTTCCGGTGTTTCCTTCCAGAGTGCTTCCAACTCCTGCAGAGTGGCCTGTCCCAGTTGACGTTCTTCCTTGCTGGGGGAACGACTGAGGGCCAGTTGGTAGACCAGGTCGATCTGGGCTCCCAGGTCCTGTTTTTGGTCTTCGGACAGCAGATTGCGAACCCGGTCGGCGAATGCATGTGAAAGAGAATGCACGCGTTCGTTATTTAAGAGCATCAGAGATTGAGGCGAAACGGTAGAGACATTGCGTGAAACACAGTTAGGGCCCATTTCCGGATAATCAAATGTATCCAGCATCGTCGGTATCTGGGTTCGTCGATATTGCAGATAGACGCTGCGCCGCCAGCCACCTTTACTGGTGGCGTTGGCGCTGACGAGACCGTTGCGATCGACGGTGATGGAATCAGGGGGACCGCCGGGAGTGGGATCGAGTTTACCGGAGACGGCAAGGATCGAATCACGCAGTGCTTCGGCGTTCATTCTGCGAAGTGGCATATGTGAAAGCAGTCGGTTCTGCGGATCATGCTGTTGAATCGCAGGAGTAATGTGGCTGGATTGTTTATAGGTACGCGAATTCATCATCAAACGGTGCATCTCTTTGATGCTCCAGTTCTGTTCGACAAACTGGATAGCCAGCCAGTCGAGCAGCTCCGGATGAGAGGGACGTTCCCCTTTGACGCCGAAGTTCTCGAGTGTTTTGACCAGGCCTGTACCGAAATGGTGGTACCAGATTCGATTGACCATCACACGTGCAGTGAGCGGGTGATCTTCGGCAGTCAGCCATTGTGCTAAGGCCAGCCGTCTGCCGGTCTTGGGGGTTCCTTCAGGAAAAGGGGGGTTGACTGTGAAGGGAGTACGTCCATCAGTGAGAACCGAAGGGACGCCGGGACCAACCTGTTGACCAGGTTGATCGTGTTCGCCTCGCAACAGGATGTAAGTGGGAGAGGGTTCACCGCGGTCCCAGAGGGCACGAATTGTGAGGGGGGGCTCCATCTGCTGTTGCACTTCGCTCATCTGTTTTTCGATCGATGATACGTTTTGCAATGCCTGTTGCACCTCATCTGTGAAATCCGACTCGGGCATGGTTTCCGCGATTCTTAATTTCTCGACCAGAATCCGCTGGCGTTGTGTGCGGGTGTTATCGGCAATTTTTAAAGCCTGCAGGGTTTCCTGTTGTTCTTCCGCGGGTTGATCGGGATAGTACTGGCGAAGCATGGCGATCTGCTGGGCAGCGATTGCTTTTTTATGCTGTTTTTCGAGTTTGGCGAGTTCTTTTTTGAGCAGCGGGTTAGTTTGCTTGACGCGGCTTTTCTGTTCGGGGGTGCCCAGTTCCAGTGAACGGTTTTTAAAAGAGAGCCAGTCGTATTCATCAAGGGCGCCCTGGAAGATTGCTTTGAAGCGATAATAATCACGATGCGGCAGCGGATCGTATTTGTGTGAATGACAGCGGGCGCATTCCAGCGTTAACCCCATGACCGAGGAACCCATCACATTGATGGCATCATAGACCACTCCCAGGCGTTCGGGGACGAAATTCATCGTGCGGGAACCGGTCTGGTCAATGCCCATCCGCAGGAAACCGGTGGCGACGAGGTTGTCGACAATTTCTTCTGTGATCACCGGCGCATTTTCATAGTCGGTTAATTCATCGCCGGCGATCTGTTCCAGCAGAAAACGATCGTAGGGTTTATCGTTATTGAATGCGGCGATGACATAATCGCGGTATTTCCAGGCGACGGCCCGCAACGGGTCGGAAGAGACGCCCCCTTCGGAGTCCGCGTACCCCGCGAGATCCAGCCAGTAGCGTCCCCAGCGTTCGCCGTAGCGGGGAGAAGCGAGCAGATGATCGACCATACTCGCATACCAGTCTGGATCATCAGAATGACGCCACTGTTTCCACTCCGTGAGTGAGGGGGGAATGCCCGTCAGATCCAGATAGGCACGGCGGATGAGAGTGTCGCGGCTGGCTTCGGGAGAAAATTCCAGTTCGTGTTTCTGCAACTGTTTGAGAATCAGTTGATCAATGGATTTGATATCAGGTTTTGTCCGTGGTGCTTGAAAGGCCCAGTGCTGGCGGTCTTCTTCCGTGACGAGTGGATCTGGTTGCAAACCGACAACTTCCGGTTCGGGATCGACGATTGGTGCAGCAGCAGCGATCCATTCCCGCAGTGTTTCGACTTCTGATTGTGGAGGCCGCTTGACAAAAAACTTCAGCAGCTGTTCCTGGGGAGGGCAGGCATGACTTTCAACGCGTTTGATCATCAGGCTTTCATCCGGTTTGCCCGCGACAAACGCCGGGCCCTGATTGCCTCCTTTCCGCATGCTGGCGGGAGTCCGCAGAT is from Gimesia maris and encodes:
- a CDS encoding amidohydrolase family protein encodes the protein MNHPGCEFNRREFLTTSATVGFAATFGLNTTQSAKNKTPDLKIIDTNVSLFQWPFRKLPLDDTQTLVKKLQVLGMEQAWAGSYEGILHRDISSVNQRLTDECRRYPQLIPIGSINPTLPDWEHDLQQCSQKHQMPGIRLHPNYHGYTLTDPRLLALLQQATAAGLFVQLAVSLEDIRTQHQSLQVADVDLTLLPELAANVPGLRLQLLNAKLRPDLINKLSQAPGIFFDTARIESTDGVPELVKRLPAGRVLFGTHAPFLIPEAALVRVSESSILNTEELKFVLADNATQFFSASKANQKQPDRIRVKTDDSKTTTSPPQTVGLPASKVLKDYRIWDSYFTPAHSHPGRDGSSSLIAEIERAMPAIKAGKFEKLCYFPHVGIGTTTDRDLEQTLQAHPELVEGPLKRWPDLLLGMIQLNANNVPGSLDALNRWLQDGPMRGVYFPGGGPAALTCTHRNFAPLIERIADLNGVIMQHTWFITGGKKSTGMSTPSELAVLAERFPQQKFICAHSGGEWERGIRAVRDSENILVETSGFDPTAGFIEMAVRELGADRVIFGSHLPSRSLGTELCKVTAAQISEADKRLILGTNFRQLLTPGSE
- a CDS encoding DUF1501 domain-containing protein, yielding MNSQPEPLSTRRDFFARTSDGVMGAALTHLLCQDFFGGTAALANDAPHAPRQYDLKPKQPHHPPAATSVIQLFMNGGPSQMDLFDPKPVLNKMDGKPFPGNIEDLGNSNTTSIGEMLGGQYKFARHGESGMWMADALPETAKMADELCLINSMWTDHPNHDNALYKIHSGRLFMGYPTLGSWTVYGLGTENQNLPAYVVLTDPLGAPKNGTRNWTSGFLPPTYQGTRLRPTGSPILNLKPQYDQPSAVTESARKLLNQLDFIHRDKRPHYPLLDARIESYSLAARMQMSATEALDLSSETQHTLTDYGIGAQETDSYGKRCLLARRLVERGVRFVQIFLEEQPWDSHADLAANHRAMCQRTDKPVAGLLRDLKQRGLLDSTLVIWGGEFGRTPTTQKSANGFSGRDHNMQAFTSWMAGGGIKGGTTYGVTDEFGHSVVENPVSVHDFHATILHQLGLHHQELFYTRSGLEERLTGVNPPRVVKEILS
- a CDS encoding PSD1 and planctomycete cytochrome C domain-containing protein, which encodes MRFLIPLLAVVFVPGPFGTIQAAEKPLLFEKDIQPVLAAKCGKCHSDKVRKGGLDLSNITGVHRGGESGESAIAETVDDSMLWILVDGGDMPPEGQPQLTEAERKLIHKWIDTGAKSEKPHQPEEKQITQHDVLPIVLLRCTACHGARLQRGGLDLRTPASMRKGGNQGPAFVAGKPDESLMIKRVESHACPPQEQLLKFFVKRPPQSEVETLREWIAAAAPIVDPEPEVVGLQPDPLVTEEDRQHWAFQAPRTKPDIKSIDQLILKQLQKHELEFSPEASRDTLIRRAYLDLTGIPPSLTEWKQWRHSDDPDWYASMVDHLLASPRYGERWGRYWLDLAGYADSEGGVSSDPLRAVAWKYRDYVIAAFNNDKPYDRFLLEQIAGDELTDYENAPVITEEIVDNLVATGFLRMGIDQTGSRTMNFVPERLGVVYDAINVMGSSVMGLTLECARCHSHKYDPLPHRDYYRFKAIFQGALDEYDWLSFKNRSLELGTPEQKSRVKQTNPLLKKELAKLEKQHKKAIAAQQIAMLRQYYPDQPAEEQQETLQALKIADNTRTQRQRILVEKLRIAETMPESDFTDEVQQALQNVSSIEKQMSEVQQQMEPPLTIRALWDRGEPSPTYILLRGEHDQPGQQVGPGVPSVLTDGRTPFTVNPPFPEGTPKTGRRLALAQWLTAEDHPLTARVMVNRIWYHHFGTGLVKTLENFGVKGERPSHPELLDWLAIQFVEQNWSIKEMHRLMMNSRTYKQSSHITPAIQQHDPQNRLLSHMPLRRMNAEALRDSILAVSGKLDPTPGGPPDSITVDRNGLVSANATSKGGWRRSVYLQYRRTQIPTMLDTFDYPEMGPNCVSRNVSTVSPQSLMLLNNERVHSLSHAFADRVRNLLSEDQKQDLGAQIDLVYQLALSRSPSKEERQLGQATLQELEALWKETPEAALDTYCHTILNSAAFLYID